In the Catenulispora sp. GP43 genome, one interval contains:
- a CDS encoding serine hydrolase domain-containing protein, producing MRAAQQLVDGLHTPPRLPEIAAVCAVAADHEAFSVHLSDGCPVDGRFEIGSITKTMTGILLASLADDGIVHLDDEIGRWLDAGDNADITLAQLATHTSGLPRLSPSHVPGAPDPYAFLTADVAEAELRAAPRKPRGVEHDYSNFGFQILGLVLERADGTAFADLLERRILRPLGMACSGIPGHGGGAGITGYAHGAPAERWSHHLWGAGGVEASAEDMARYVMACLNPPDSPVGWAISQAQEPRFEIDPLRSSGLGWPIGPPGYLGHDGGTAGFRSMLGINRSAQRAAAVFVNVQEARGLAPAVRHALDADS from the coding sequence CACGAAGCGTTCTCCGTCCACCTGAGCGATGGCTGTCCCGTCGACGGACGCTTCGAGATCGGCTCGATCACGAAGACCATGACGGGAATCCTTCTGGCCTCTCTCGCCGACGACGGCATCGTCCACCTGGACGACGAGATAGGGCGCTGGCTCGACGCCGGCGACAACGCGGACATCACCCTGGCGCAGCTGGCGACCCACACCTCAGGACTGCCCCGGCTATCACCCAGCCATGTTCCAGGCGCGCCGGATCCCTACGCGTTCCTGACGGCGGACGTCGCCGAAGCGGAGCTGCGCGCAGCCCCGCGCAAACCCCGCGGAGTGGAGCACGACTACTCGAACTTCGGCTTCCAAATACTGGGGCTGGTCCTTGAGCGGGCAGATGGCACCGCCTTCGCGGACCTTCTTGAGCGCCGGATTCTCCGACCGCTCGGTATGGCGTGTTCAGGGATCCCCGGCCACGGCGGCGGGGCCGGAATCACGGGCTACGCACACGGCGCACCGGCAGAACGCTGGAGCCACCATCTCTGGGGCGCCGGCGGTGTCGAAGCAAGCGCCGAGGACATGGCTCGCTACGTGATGGCCTGCCTGAACCCGCCGGACTCACCAGTCGGCTGGGCCATCAGCCAGGCCCAAGAACCCCGCTTCGAGATCGACCCGCTCCGCTCGTCCGGCCTGGGATGGCCCATCGGCCCTCCCGGCTACCTCGGGCACGACGGCGGTACCGCCGGGTTCCGTTCGATGCTCGGGATCAACAGATCCGCGCAGCGGGCAGCGGCCGTATTCGTGAACGTCCAGGAAGCTCGCGGGCTGGCCCCGGCCGTGCGTCACGCGCTGGATGCAGACTCCTGA
- a CDS encoding nuclear transport factor 2 family protein, producing the protein MSDINETVTRYLGIWNEQDPAIRRAAIEEVFAAGATYTDPLAAVAGHDAIDALVAAAQGQFPGFTFRQLGTSDAHHDIVRFTWELGPAGVEAPVVGFDVAVIDSDGRIASVYGFLDKVPA; encoded by the coding sequence ATGAGCGACATCAACGAGACCGTGACCCGTTACCTCGGCATCTGGAACGAGCAGGACCCGGCGATCCGCCGCGCGGCGATCGAGGAGGTCTTCGCCGCCGGCGCCACCTACACCGACCCGCTGGCGGCGGTGGCCGGCCACGACGCCATCGACGCGCTGGTCGCGGCCGCGCAAGGACAGTTCCCGGGCTTCACCTTCCGCCAGCTCGGGACGTCCGACGCGCACCACGACATCGTGCGCTTCACGTGGGAGCTCGGGCCGGCCGGCGTCGAGGCCCCGGTCGTCGGCTTCGACGTCGCGGTCATCGACTCGGACGGGCGGATCGCGAGCGTCTACGGGTTCCTGGACAAGGTGCCCGCGTAG